One Acinetobacter pullicarnis genomic region harbors:
- a CDS encoding coniferyl aldehyde dehydrogenase codes for MNSQTKTDSTASYPPEVSQLQQQLDQQKIAYQRYPMPTAKERIERLARLRKVLIKYQEQIAQAIHQDYGNRSFSETKIGELLTCIEQIKYYSKHLTEWMKPSKRHIGIIHRPAKAWVQYQPMGVIGIISPWNYPLLLSVGPLICALAAGNHAMIKISSASMHFGELLKNIISEAFPQDLVAVVTGGGIISDSFSHLAFDKIIFTGSTQIGKTVMAAAAENLVPVILELGGKSPVIVHPSSDMKDVAQRLAFGKLWNAGQTCVAPDYLFLPRGKVNEFIAEFKYVVSGMYPGMQNNPDYTSIINDKQYNRIQGYLDDAIAQGAQRIEINPLDEDLALTRKIAPTLLTGVTAQMQIMQHEIFGPILPIIEYDQINDVIDFINQRPRPLALYYFDFDQARADYVAQRTHSGHFGQNAVLTHVAQDDLPFGGVGASGMGKYHGPEGFFSLSHERSVMSIPKLFNLKFIMPPFNKSLLKVLEKTFLR; via the coding sequence ATGAACAGTCAAACAAAAACAGATTCTACGGCTTCCTATCCACCCGAAGTATCACAACTACAGCAACAACTTGACCAGCAAAAGATCGCGTACCAACGTTATCCGATGCCAACGGCAAAGGAACGGATTGAGCGTTTAGCACGTTTAAGAAAAGTACTGATCAAGTATCAAGAGCAAATTGCTCAAGCAATTCATCAAGATTACGGCAATCGGTCATTTTCTGAAACCAAAATTGGTGAATTACTCACGTGTATTGAGCAAATTAAATATTATAGCAAGCATTTAACCGAATGGATGAAGCCTTCGAAGCGTCACATTGGCATCATTCATCGCCCCGCCAAAGCTTGGGTCCAATATCAACCAATGGGTGTAATTGGAATTATTAGCCCGTGGAATTACCCACTCCTTCTTTCCGTGGGGCCTTTAATCTGTGCACTGGCTGCTGGCAATCATGCCATGATTAAAATTTCCAGTGCTTCCATGCATTTTGGTGAGTTACTCAAAAACATTATTTCAGAAGCCTTTCCACAGGACTTGGTCGCAGTTGTCACTGGTGGCGGGATCATCTCAGACAGCTTTAGCCATTTGGCCTTTGATAAAATTATTTTTACGGGTTCAACCCAAATCGGTAAAACAGTGATGGCCGCAGCAGCGGAAAATCTTGTTCCAGTCATCTTAGAACTTGGTGGGAAATCCCCTGTGATCGTGCACCCCTCGAGCGATATGAAAGATGTGGCACAGCGCTTAGCCTTTGGAAAGTTGTGGAATGCAGGGCAAACCTGTGTTGCACCAGATTATCTCTTTCTGCCTAGAGGAAAGGTGAATGAGTTTATTGCGGAGTTTAAATATGTGGTCAGTGGCATGTATCCCGGTATGCAAAATAATCCTGACTACACCTCGATTATCAACGACAAACAATACAATCGCATCCAAGGTTATTTAGATGATGCAATCGCACAAGGTGCGCAGCGAATCGAAATTAATCCGCTTGATGAAGACCTCGCATTGACCCGTAAAATTGCACCCACCCTACTGACTGGGGTAACGGCACAGATGCAAATTATGCAACATGAAATTTTTGGCCCCATACTTCCAATCATTGAATACGATCAAATTAACGATGTGATCGACTTTATTAATCAGCGTCCGCGTCCACTTGCTTTATACTATTTCGACTTTGATCAAGCTCGTGCAGACTATGTTGCCCAGCGCACACACTCTGGACATTTTGGTCAAAATGCCGTTTTAACTCATGTTGCACAGGACGACCTCCCCTTCGGAGGCGTTGGTGCATCTGGTATGGGGAAATATCATGGGCCTGAAGGTTTTTTCAGTCTATCCCATGAGCGTTCGGTAATGTCGATACCGAAGTTGTTTAATCTTAAATTTATCATGCCGCCTTTTAATAAGTCGCTTCTCAAAGTTTTAGAGAAAACCTTCCTACGATAA
- the rpmB gene encoding 50S ribosomal protein L28, with the protein MSKVCQVTGKRPVVGNNVSHANNKTKRRFEPNLHHHRFWLESEKRFVRLRLTTKGMRIIDKLGIEKVIADLRAQGQKI; encoded by the coding sequence ATGTCTAAGGTTTGCCAAGTTACCGGCAAGCGTCCAGTCGTTGGTAACAACGTCTCACACGCCAACAACAAAACTAAGCGCCGGTTCGAGCCGAACCTGCATCACCACCGCTTTTGGTTAGAAAGCGAAAAACGTTTCGTACGTCTTCGTTTAACCACTAAAGGTATGCGTATCATCGACAAATTGGGTATCGAAAAGGTTATTGCTGACCTTCGTGCTCAAGGTCAAAAGATCTAA
- the rpmG gene encoding 50S ribosomal protein L33, whose translation MRDKIRLVSSAGTGYFYTTTKNKRTMPEKMEIKKFDPKIRQHVIFKEAKIK comes from the coding sequence ATGCGTGATAAAATTCGTCTAGTTTCTTCTGCAGGTACTGGTTATTTCTATACCACGACTAAGAACAAACGTACTATGCCGGAAAAAATGGAAATCAAAAAATTTGATCCAAAAATCCGTCAACACGTAATTTTCAAAGAAGCTAAAATTAAATAA
- a CDS encoding cation:proton antiporter, translating to MPHQVDLIILLAAGFGIALIFGYIAAKLRLPPLIGYLIAGIIISPNTPGVVADIALANQLAELGVMFLMFGVGMHFSLKDLVQVRRIALPGAILQITVATILGMFVSMFWGWSFGSALIFGLSLSCASTVVLLKALGDRGLLESVNGKIAVGWLLVEDLVMVLVLVLLPAVAMLLGGHTPAGYDSSQSIWVTLVVTLLKVTGFIAFMLIVGKRLIPMIMQHVARLGSRELFTLTVVAAAVSIAYGSYAIFGVSMALGAFFAGMVVKESDFSHRAEEETLPLREIFTILFFVSVGMLFDPSILIEQPLHILAVIAIIMIGKTLAAMALVLFFRYPLNTALTVGASLAQIGEFSFILATLGVTLGLLSIEGQNLILAGALFSITLNSFFFSAIEPVQNWIRKHSQLARMLERSNDPLAMLPDEVDQDYLRDQVVIVGHGEVGRRITKTLMQDNIKVVIAEENREIVEDLRAKGIAAVSGSATEPGVLIQAHVQHARLLVISPMDILDIHKIVDTAKLLNPQIQVLVCAESNEEAEIIRADALGEVYYAKEEMARNMTDHILNQIHLAHESNPTH from the coding sequence GTGCCCCATCAAGTCGATTTGATTATTTTACTTGCCGCAGGTTTCGGAATCGCTTTGATTTTTGGCTATATTGCAGCCAAACTTCGCCTCCCCCCATTAATCGGCTACCTGATTGCAGGGATCATTATCAGCCCAAACACGCCCGGTGTTGTTGCTGATATCGCCCTTGCCAATCAATTGGCTGAACTCGGCGTAATGTTTCTCATGTTCGGCGTTGGCATGCACTTCTCCTTAAAGGATCTGGTCCAAGTTCGACGAATTGCGTTACCGGGTGCCATCCTCCAAATTACCGTTGCAACCATACTGGGTATGTTTGTTTCGATGTTTTGGGGCTGGAGCTTTGGCTCGGCACTGATCTTTGGCCTCAGCCTGTCTTGTGCCAGTACGGTGGTACTCCTCAAAGCCTTGGGTGATCGCGGGCTACTCGAATCGGTGAATGGTAAAATTGCCGTTGGCTGGCTCTTGGTTGAAGACTTGGTCATGGTGTTGGTGTTGGTGCTGCTGCCAGCAGTGGCCATGCTACTTGGTGGCCATACCCCCGCAGGCTATGACTCAAGTCAAAGCATCTGGGTAACCTTGGTGGTGACCCTATTAAAAGTCACGGGTTTTATTGCCTTTATGCTGATTGTGGGTAAACGCTTAATCCCAATGATCATGCAACATGTGGCGCGTTTAGGCTCCAGAGAGTTATTCACCCTCACCGTGGTTGCTGCAGCCGTTTCAATTGCCTACGGCTCTTATGCTATTTTCGGGGTATCGATGGCACTGGGTGCCTTCTTTGCTGGGATGGTGGTGAAAGAATCTGACTTTAGCCACCGCGCAGAAGAAGAAACGCTGCCATTACGTGAAATTTTTACAATCTTATTCTTCGTTTCAGTCGGTATGCTGTTTGACCCAAGCATCCTGATTGAACAACCGCTGCATATTTTGGCGGTAATCGCCATCATCATGATTGGTAAAACCTTGGCCGCAATGGCGCTGGTGCTGTTCTTCCGCTATCCACTCAACACCGCTTTGACCGTTGGTGCAAGTCTTGCGCAAATTGGGGAATTTTCCTTTATTTTGGCGACCCTTGGAGTAACACTCGGCCTGCTGAGTATCGAAGGGCAAAACCTGATTTTGGCCGGAGCTCTCTTTTCAATCACCCTCAACTCGTTCTTTTTCTCCGCAATTGAACCAGTACAAAATTGGATTCGCAAACACTCACAACTGGCACGTATGTTGGAACGCAGCAATGACCCATTAGCCATGCTGCCAGATGAAGTCGATCAAGATTATTTACGCGACCAAGTGGTAATTGTTGGGCATGGCGAAGTTGGCCGTCGTATTACCAAAACCCTAATGCAAGACAATATTAAAGTCGTGATTGCAGAGGAAAACCGGGAAATCGTAGAAGACTTACGTGCCAAAGGTATTGCCGCAGTGTCAGGAAGTGCCACCGAACCTGGTGTACTGATTCAAGCCCATGTGCAACACGCACGACTGCTGGTGATTTCACCAATGGATATTTTAGACATTCATAAAATTGTCGATACTGCCAAACTGCTAAACCCACAAATTCAAGTTTTGGTTTGTGCTGAAAGCAACGAAGAAGCTGAGATTATTCGTGCAGATGCACTTGGTGAGGTCTATTACGCCAAAGAAGAAATGGCGAGAAATATGACGGATCATATTTTAAATCAGATCCATCTGGCGCATGAGTCAAACCCAACTCACTAA
- a CDS encoding substrate-binding domain-containing protein — MFAGFSINAMAAINVYGPGGPAPAMNEAAKQFKAKTGIEVNVIAGPTPQWAEKAKVDAYLFFSGSEAMMSDMQTMFSEQIIKESIEPIYLRPAAILVRNGNPKNIKGFQDLSKPGTKVLVTHGAGQVGMWEDIAGRTGNIQLTKDFRKNITMVAPNTGVAKKNWIEDNSYDAWLVFNIWGVSNPDIGQIVPIEKQLVVYRDTGVALTKQSLKNTETTSFVDFLTSPQGHTIFKKYGWSK, encoded by the coding sequence ATGTTCGCTGGTTTTTCTATCAATGCGATGGCTGCAATTAATGTCTACGGCCCCGGCGGACCTGCACCAGCAATGAATGAAGCAGCAAAACAGTTCAAAGCAAAAACAGGGATTGAAGTCAATGTCATCGCAGGACCAACACCACAATGGGCTGAAAAAGCCAAAGTAGATGCCTATCTCTTTTTTAGCGGCTCAGAAGCCATGATGTCGGATATGCAAACCATGTTCTCTGAGCAAATCATCAAAGAATCTATTGAGCCGATCTATTTACGCCCTGCTGCTATTTTAGTCAGAAATGGTAATCCTAAAAACATCAAAGGTTTTCAAGACCTCAGCAAACCTGGCACCAAAGTATTAGTGACTCACGGCGCTGGACAAGTTGGTATGTGGGAAGATATTGCAGGTCGAACTGGCAACATTCAGCTCACTAAAGATTTCCGTAAAAATATTACGATGGTTGCCCCGAACACCGGCGTTGCCAAGAAAAACTGGATAGAAGACAACAGTTATGATGCATGGTTGGTATTTAATATTTGGGGCGTAAGTAACCCTGATATCGGTCAAATCGTACCGATTGAAAAGCAATTGGTGGTTTATCGTGATACTGGTGTTGCCTTAACCAAACAAAGTTTAAAAAACACCGAAACAACCAGCTTCGTGGATTTTTTAACCTCACCTCAAGGTCATACAATTTTCAAAAAGTATGGTTGGAGCAAATAA
- a CDS encoding fumarylacetoacetate hydrolase family protein produces MAIRPSKIICVGRSYADHARELGNAVPDQAVLFLKPPSSLLGLDEGISWNPAWGSCHFECELSLRIDQPLKDASSPEQALAAIGAVTLGLDLTLRDLQDSLKKQGYPWERSKAFDGSCVLGDWVDASEIEDWQQAQYQFEINDELRQSGNTANMIFDIGSLLMEISQVFGLEPGDVIMTGTPSGVAPLHSGDQLKMTLKGKTQDFVWNTWVK; encoded by the coding sequence ATGGCTATACGTCCATCTAAAATAATTTGTGTTGGTCGCAGCTATGCAGACCATGCCAGGGAGCTTGGTAATGCAGTGCCAGATCAGGCGGTATTATTCTTAAAACCACCGAGTAGCTTGTTGGGTTTAGATGAGGGGATTTCTTGGAATCCAGCGTGGGGTAGTTGTCATTTTGAGTGTGAGCTGAGTTTGCGTATCGATCAACCATTAAAAGATGCCAGCAGCCCAGAACAGGCTTTGGCAGCGATTGGTGCGGTGACACTTGGTCTTGACTTAACCTTGCGTGATCTACAGGATTCTCTAAAAAAACAAGGCTATCCGTGGGAGCGCTCAAAGGCTTTTGATGGTTCTTGTGTTTTGGGTGACTGGGTTGATGCCAGTGAGATTGAAGATTGGCAGCAAGCACAATATCAGTTTGAAATTAATGATGAGTTACGTCAGTCAGGCAATACTGCCAATATGATTTTTGATATTGGATCGTTGTTGATGGAAATTAGTCAAGTCTTTGGCCTTGAACCGGGGGATGTGATTATGACTGGTACGCCATCGGGTGTTGCGCCATTACATTCAGGTGATCAGCTAAAAATGACGCTTAAAGGTAAAACACAAGATTTTGTGTGGAATACTTGGGTGAAGTAA
- a CDS encoding YcxB family protein, with protein sequence MSDNKPELRLRYFLNLEESQDGFALATFGKKQITRFLTPLVSIAIVVWGFYLGFDGVGRYYVGLGIFFLALQFSMRYWFLPMMFKRQFVKYQFGKSEQGIDLFQDYAELFSSGRVKQKIPYAEIQRFVAGKLTYMIELKNKTVVIVPKRAFASAVDQTLFENSFKR encoded by the coding sequence ATGTCAGACAACAAGCCAGAACTTCGTTTGCGTTATTTTTTAAATTTAGAAGAATCTCAAGATGGTTTTGCCCTAGCGACCTTTGGTAAAAAACAAATTACCCGTTTTCTTACGCCTTTAGTGAGTATCGCGATTGTGGTTTGGGGTTTTTATTTGGGCTTTGATGGCGTGGGGCGTTACTACGTTGGTTTAGGGATTTTCTTTTTGGCTTTGCAGTTTTCAATGCGTTACTGGTTTCTTCCGATGATGTTTAAACGTCAATTTGTGAAGTACCAATTTGGAAAAAGTGAGCAGGGGATTGATCTGTTTCAAGATTATGCTGAGCTATTCAGCAGTGGTCGGGTTAAACAAAAAATTCCATATGCTGAAATCCAGCGTTTTGTGGCAGGTAAATTGACTTACATGATCGAATTAAAAAACAAGACGGTGGTGATTGTGCCAAAGCGTGCTTTTGCATCTGCTGTTGATCAAACTTTATTTGAAAATAGTTTTAAGCGTTGA
- a CDS encoding DUF1852 domain-containing protein, producing MTKEFTCSLKSISFDENYFPSDNTRLTTNFANLARGESRQENLRKTLRMINNRFNDLASWDNPKGDRYSVEIEIVSADMDIEGNGNAFPTIEILKTTIVDHKNNKRIDGMVGNSFSSYVRDYDFSVLLLEHSKNQTTFSPPNNFGDLHGKLFKYLVNSSAYKENFSKKPVICLSVSSSKTYHRTENHHPVLGVEYQQDAYSLTDEYFSKMGLQVRYFMPTNSVAPLAFYFAGDLLSDYTDLELISAISTMETFQKIYRPEIYNANSAAGQCYQPSLKYQDYSLTQIVYDREERGQLAVKQGKFTEEQFIKPYQNILEQWAEHYAA from the coding sequence ATGACTAAAGAATTTACATGTTCTCTTAAAAGCATTAGTTTCGATGAAAACTATTTCCCTTCAGACAATACACGTCTCACCACCAACTTTGCCAATTTGGCTAGAGGTGAGAGTCGTCAAGAAAACTTGCGTAAAACCTTAAGAATGATTAACAATCGTTTCAATGACTTGGCGAGCTGGGATAACCCTAAGGGCGATCGTTATTCGGTTGAAATTGAAATCGTTTCTGCCGACATGGACATTGAAGGCAATGGCAATGCCTTCCCAACAATTGAAATATTAAAAACCACTATTGTTGATCACAAAAATAACAAACGCATTGACGGCATGGTTGGGAATAGTTTTTCTTCTTATGTGCGCGATTATGACTTTAGTGTATTGCTGTTAGAGCATAGCAAGAATCAAACAACCTTTAGTCCACCAAATAATTTTGGAGACTTGCACGGAAAGTTATTTAAATATCTTGTGAATTCGAGTGCTTACAAAGAAAACTTTAGCAAAAAACCAGTTATCTGCCTGAGTGTTTCAAGCAGCAAAACTTATCATCGAACTGAAAATCACCATCCAGTATTGGGTGTTGAATATCAGCAGGATGCATATTCTCTAACCGACGAATATTTCAGCAAAATGGGCTTACAGGTGCGCTATTTCATGCCTACAAATAGTGTTGCGCCTTTAGCTTTCTATTTTGCTGGTGATTTACTCAGTGATTACACCGATCTTGAGCTTATTAGCGCGATCAGCACGATGGAAACCTTTCAAAAGATCTATCGACCTGAGATTTACAATGCCAATTCTGCGGCAGGTCAATGCTATCAGCCTAGTTTGAAATATCAGGATTACTCATTAACGCAAATTGTTTATGACCGAGAAGAACGTGGCCAGTTGGCGGTTAAGCAAGGGAAATTTACTGAAGAGCAGTTTATTAAACCTTATCAAAACATTCTTGAGCAATGGGCTGAGCATTACGCTGCTTAA
- a CDS encoding methionine synthase, whose amino-acid sequence MKILLPTSTAGSLPKPSWLAEPEQLWSPWKLQGEQLIEGKQDALRLSLQEQQHAGIDIVSDGEQTRQHFVTTFIEHLTGVDFEKRETVRIRNRYDASVPTVVGAVTREKPVFVEDAKFLRQQTTQPIKWALPGPMTMIDTLYDNHYKSREKLAWEFAKILNQEALELEAAGVDIIQFDEPAFNVFFDEVNDWGVATLERALEGLKCETAVHICYGYGIKANTDWKKTLGSEWRQYEEAFPKLQKSKIDIISLECQNSHVPMDLIELIRGKKVMVGAIDVASNTIETPEQVADTLRKALQFVDADKLYPSTNCGMAPLSRQVARGKLNALSAGAAIVRGEL is encoded by the coding sequence ATGAAAATTTTACTACCGACCTCAACCGCTGGCAGCTTACCTAAACCTTCTTGGCTTGCAGAACCTGAGCAACTTTGGTCACCGTGGAAATTACAGGGCGAGCAACTCATTGAAGGCAAACAAGATGCTTTACGTTTGTCGTTGCAAGAACAACAACATGCAGGCATTGATATTGTCAGTGATGGCGAACAAACCCGCCAACATTTTGTCACCACCTTTATTGAACACCTGACTGGCGTTGATTTTGAAAAACGCGAAACCGTCAGAATCCGCAATCGCTATGATGCCAGTGTTCCAACTGTCGTTGGTGCAGTAACACGCGAAAAGCCTGTTTTTGTTGAAGATGCCAAGTTTTTACGTCAGCAGACTACGCAACCGATTAAATGGGCACTTCCTGGTCCAATGACCATGATCGACACGCTGTATGACAACCATTATAAAAGCCGTGAAAAATTGGCTTGGGAATTTGCCAAAATTCTCAATCAAGAAGCCCTCGAATTAGAAGCTGCTGGTGTAGACATCATCCAATTTGATGAGCCTGCATTTAATGTGTTCTTTGATGAGGTCAATGATTGGGGTGTTGCCACATTAGAACGAGCGCTGGAAGGACTTAAATGTGAAACCGCGGTGCATATTTGCTATGGCTATGGCATTAAAGCCAATACAGATTGGAAAAAGACTTTAGGATCAGAATGGCGTCAATATGAAGAAGCTTTTCCTAAGTTGCAAAAATCTAAGATCGATATCATTTCACTCGAATGCCAAAACTCTCATGTACCAATGGATCTGATTGAACTGATTCGTGGTAAAAAAGTGATGGTTGGCGCAATTGATGTAGCAAGCAATACCATTGAAACACCTGAACAAGTGGCCGACACCTTACGTAAAGCATTGCAGTTTGTCGATGCCGACAAGCTCTACCCTTCGACCAACTGCGGCATGGCACCATTATCTCGCCAAGTTGCAAGAGGCAAGCTCAATGCCTTAAGCGCAGGTGCAGCAATCGTTCGCGGAGAACTCTAA
- a CDS encoding flavin reductase, whose translation MVEVTDFRNAMSLLTGAVNVITTTGASGRYGFTASSVCSVTDTPPTLLVCMNTASSSHAHFIENKILTVNVLGAHHQHISKAFSSKMTPEQRFACGTWTALETGAPVLEDALVSFDCQIEQIQAVGTHAIFICRIVAIQQSQHDQGLVYFNRAYHHVGQTKIA comes from the coding sequence ATGGTTGAAGTAACAGACTTTAGAAATGCAATGTCTTTATTAACAGGCGCAGTCAATGTTATTACCACGACAGGTGCATCTGGTCGTTATGGATTCACTGCATCCTCGGTGTGTAGTGTCACGGATACGCCACCGACCTTGTTGGTCTGTATGAATACTGCTTCGAGTTCACATGCACATTTTATAGAAAATAAAATTTTAACAGTGAATGTCTTAGGTGCACATCATCAGCATATTTCTAAAGCATTTTCATCCAAAATGACGCCAGAACAACGCTTTGCATGCGGAACGTGGACAGCCTTAGAAACCGGCGCACCGGTTTTAGAAGATGCGTTGGTGAGTTTTGACTGTCAGATTGAGCAGATTCAAGCAGTCGGCACCCATGCGATTTTTATTTGCCGTATTGTCGCCATTCAACAAAGCCAACATGATCAAGGTTTGGTTTATTTTAATCGTGCTTATCACCATGTGGGACAGACGAAAATCGCTTAG
- a CDS encoding M3 family metallopeptidase, with amino-acid sequence MTLQQATLPVPHFDQLPLADLKQQIQQALEQGQQFLDQLTEVPAQLQQQLDVLAKVDQLENNLSESWGILSHLNAVMNNPETRELYQEVLPALSEYYTGLGQHTVLYQTYQQLHDHAEFAQLSAAQQSVIKLALRDFKLSGVALTGDAKTRYAEISARLSQLSSEFSNHVLDATQAFFLPLTEQQLQGLPQSSIELLKQYGQQRELDQAVATLDIPSYLAIMTYADDRALREQLYQAYTTRASDQSSHPEFNNSEIMQETLALRQEMAVLLGFESYAAYSLASKMAPDVSTVQKFLVELAEHSRAPAEQEIAELQHIAAQDGVTELKPWDSTYYSEKLKQQRFSLSQEDLKPYFPAPRVIQGLFAVVNRLYGIQVVERAAPLWHPDVRYFEIEDQGQVLGGFYFDLYARSGKRGGAWMSGFRSRMQTSEGLQKPICYMVGNFTPPVAPQPALLSHDEVITLFHEFGHGLHHLLTEVDQISVAGTHGVAWDAVELPSQFMEFWTWDKDSLDSLSEHIDSKQQLPQNLLTALLDARFFQSGMQSLRQIEFALFDLNIHAANPALNSAQIQSTLDDIRDKYAVLPTTASNRFQNSFSHIFAGGYAAGYYSYKWAEVLASDAFDRFEQEGIFNTETGKEFRKAVLAVGGKDSALTAFVNFRGREPKIDALLRHQGWTNGAKSA; translated from the coding sequence ATGACATTACAACAAGCAACTTTACCCGTTCCCCACTTTGATCAGTTACCACTTGCCGATCTGAAACAACAAATACAACAGGCACTCGAACAAGGCCAACAGTTTTTAGACCAGCTCACTGAAGTCCCAGCACAGTTGCAGCAACAGCTTGACGTTTTAGCCAAAGTCGATCAGCTTGAAAATAATTTAAGCGAGTCTTGGGGGATTCTTTCCCATCTCAATGCCGTGATGAACAACCCAGAAACCCGTGAACTTTATCAGGAAGTTTTACCGGCCCTGAGCGAATACTACACTGGGCTTGGTCAACATACTGTGCTGTATCAGACCTATCAACAATTGCATGATCATGCTGAATTTGCACAGTTAAGCGCAGCACAGCAAAGTGTGATTAAACTGGCTTTACGTGACTTTAAACTTTCTGGTGTGGCACTTACTGGTGATGCAAAAACCCGTTATGCCGAAATTTCAGCGCGTCTTTCGCAGCTGTCATCTGAATTTTCCAATCATGTTTTAGATGCAACGCAAGCCTTCTTCCTGCCGTTGACTGAACAGCAACTGCAAGGTTTGCCGCAAAGCAGCATTGAATTGCTCAAGCAATACGGACAACAACGTGAGCTTGATCAAGCCGTTGCGACTTTAGATATTCCGTCTTATTTGGCAATCATGACCTATGCCGATGACCGTGCGCTACGCGAGCAACTCTATCAGGCTTACACCACCCGCGCATCAGATCAATCGAGCCATCCTGAATTTAACAACAGCGAGATCATGCAAGAAACCTTGGCGTTGCGTCAGGAAATGGCGGTATTGCTTGGTTTTGAGAGTTATGCGGCCTATTCATTGGCCAGTAAAATGGCACCCGATGTCTCCACCGTGCAAAAATTCTTAGTCGAATTGGCTGAACATTCACGTGCACCTGCAGAGCAAGAAATTGCTGAGTTACAGCACATCGCAGCACAAGATGGCGTGACTGAACTAAAACCGTGGGACAGCACCTATTATTCTGAAAAGCTTAAACAACAACGCTTTAGCCTATCCCAAGAAGACCTCAAACCGTACTTCCCCGCACCACGTGTGATTCAAGGGTTGTTTGCTGTGGTCAACCGTTTATACGGTATTCAAGTGGTTGAACGTGCTGCACCACTGTGGCATCCCGATGTACGTTATTTTGAAATTGAAGATCAAGGCCAAGTGCTTGGTGGTTTCTACTTCGACCTGTATGCGCGCAGTGGCAAACGTGGTGGCGCTTGGATGAGCGGCTTCCGTTCACGCATGCAAACCAGTGAGGGCTTACAGAAACCAATCTGCTATATGGTTGGCAATTTTACCCCACCTGTTGCACCGCAACCGGCGTTACTCAGCCACGATGAAGTAATCACGTTGTTCCATGAATTTGGTCATGGCTTGCATCACCTACTCACCGAAGTGGATCAAATTTCAGTGGCAGGTACGCACGGCGTAGCATGGGATGCGGTTGAATTACCAAGTCAATTTATGGAATTCTGGACGTGGGACAAAGACAGCTTAGACAGCTTAAGTGAGCATATCGACAGCAAACAACAGTTACCGCAAAACTTGTTAACCGCTTTACTGGATGCACGTTTCTTCCAATCGGGCATGCAAAGTCTGCGTCAAATTGAATTTGCTTTATTTGACCTGAATATTCATGCGGCAAATCCAGCCCTGAATAGTGCGCAAATTCAAAGCACCCTTGATGATATCCGTGATAAATATGCGGTGTTGCCAACCACGGCCAGTAATCGCTTCCAAAACAGCTTTAGCCATATCTTTGCAGGCGGTTATGCAGCGGGTTATTACTCTTATAAATGGGCAGAAGTATTGGCCAGTGATGCATTTGATCGCTTTGAACAAGAAGGGATTTTTAACACTGAAACCGGCAAAGAATTCCGTAAAGCAGTGCTTGCTGTCGGGGGTAAAGACAGTGCTTTAACTGCTTTTGTGAATTTCCGTGGTCGTGAGCCGAAAATTGATGCGTTGTTGCGTCATCAAGGTTGGACGAATGGCGCAAAAAGCGCTTAA
- a CDS encoding YheV family putative zinc ribbon protein, whose translation MKRRFIAGAKCPKCEAMDRVVMLTTGDAEWIECVECDYSENRPTYLDIPPEPADEIGVVQFKPRPQK comes from the coding sequence ATCAAACGTCGTTTCATTGCCGGGGCCAAATGCCCAAAATGCGAAGCAATGGATCGTGTGGTCATGCTCACCACGGGCGATGCAGAATGGATTGAATGCGTTGAATGTGACTATTCTGAAAATCGCCCGACTTATCTCGATATCCCGCCTGAACCTGCCGATGAAATTGGCGTGGTGCAGTTTAAACCGCGTCCGCAAAAATAA